A genomic stretch from Erwinia sp. E_sp_B01_1 includes:
- the recB gene encoding exodeoxyribonuclease V subunit beta, protein MMQYAQPLDPLTLPLQGERLIEASAGTGKTFTIGLLYLRLLLGLGGEAAYSRPLPVEEILVVTFTEAATAELRGRIRENIHRLRIACVRGQTSDPMLARLLDQIPDKTQAAARLLAAERQMDDAGIFTIHGFCQRMLNLNAFESGMLFEQQLIEDELPLRRQAAADFWRRHCHPLPLPIARVMSQLWQGPEPLLTTLSPWLSGEAPALKNPPNLEETFTERHEKIIAEILRIKAAWLAAGNLHDLIAQSGVDKRSYSSKHLPAWLDKLTQWASEETEDYSFPKELERFGQNVLLDKTKKGEAPQHPLFTEIDRFLAEPLSLRELVIARALSEIRFVTQKEKRLNALLGFDDLLGGLDAALQQPTGEALALAIRSRYPVALIDEFQDTDPQQYRIFRTLYVGQPEHALLLIGDPKQAIYAFRGADIFTYMKARNEVSAHYTLDTNWRSSPGMVNSVNQLFSQQQHPFLFSDIPFLAVQPAAPNAALSFTLEGQEQPALRFWLQPGDGVGVTDYQQFMARQCAADICHWLTAGQQGTALLGKGEQQRPVQASDITILVRSRGEAAVMREALNSLAIPSVYLSNRDSVFTTPEAREMLWLLQAVLAPEQERVLRSALATSIFGLDAPTLDALNQDERAWDALVDEFDRYRQRWLKRGVLPMLRELMVNRHIAENLLASESGERRLTDLLHLGELLQEASAQLDSEYALVRWLAQEVAQPNGQSSSQQLRLESDRHLVQIVTIHKSKGLQYPLVWLPFAANYREAGQGIYHDRESFQAFLDLYNDEESVELAEQERLAEDLRLLYVALTRSVWHCSVGIAPLVKGNRKKEGSSDLHHSALGYLVQKGEAADASQLRDQLQALKSAASDIVIAGAPDTTPWRPQQAAEQTLTSQQITRSLRDEWRVTSYSGLQQHGHSAAFDLLPRLDVDAAGESQAQRVAELTPHSFPRGAAPGTFLHSLFEGLDFTQPVDEEWLSEQLLAQGHDIAWLPVMKQWLECILQTPLDETGVSLSQLPADKRQVELQFYLPIRQMLSASSLDSLIRQHDELSATCPPLNFQQVQGMLKGFIDLVFCWQGKYYLLDYKSNWLGASAEDYTPQAMAHAMQAHRYDLQYQLYSLALHRYLCHRLADYDYQQHFGGVFYLFLRGIDGSAGGNGIYRTRPDAAFIASLDALFAGKEHEDLCQE, encoded by the coding sequence ATGATGCAATATGCCCAGCCTCTTGATCCCTTAACGCTGCCTTTGCAGGGCGAAAGGCTTATTGAGGCCTCGGCAGGCACGGGTAAAACGTTCACTATCGGGCTGCTTTACCTGCGCCTGCTGCTGGGGCTGGGGGGCGAAGCGGCTTATTCCCGTCCCCTTCCGGTGGAAGAAATTCTGGTGGTGACTTTTACCGAAGCCGCCACAGCAGAACTGCGTGGCCGCATCCGCGAGAATATCCACAGGCTGCGTATTGCCTGCGTCCGGGGTCAGACTTCCGATCCGATGCTTGCCCGGTTGCTGGATCAAATCCCTGATAAGACTCAGGCGGCTGCCCGGTTGCTGGCGGCTGAGAGGCAAATGGATGATGCAGGCATTTTCACCATCCACGGTTTTTGCCAGCGAATGCTCAACCTCAACGCCTTCGAGTCCGGCATGTTGTTTGAACAGCAACTGATCGAGGATGAGCTCCCGCTGCGCCGTCAGGCAGCGGCGGACTTCTGGCGTCGTCATTGCCATCCTTTGCCACTGCCGATCGCCAGGGTGATGTCTCAGCTCTGGCAGGGGCCGGAACCCTTACTGACCACGCTCTCTCCGTGGCTCAGCGGTGAAGCGCCTGCGCTGAAGAACCCGCCCAACCTGGAAGAAACCTTCACCGAACGGCACGAAAAAATCATCGCCGAAATTCTGCGGATAAAAGCCGCGTGGCTTGCTGCCGGAAATTTGCACGATCTCATCGCGCAGTCCGGTGTGGATAAGCGCAGTTACAGCAGTAAGCATTTACCAGCCTGGCTGGATAAACTGACGCAGTGGGCTTCAGAAGAGACCGAAGATTACAGTTTTCCCAAAGAGCTTGAACGCTTTGGGCAGAACGTCTTACTGGATAAAACCAAAAAAGGCGAGGCGCCTCAGCATCCGCTGTTTACTGAAATTGACCGCTTTCTGGCGGAACCGCTCTCGCTGCGTGAGCTGGTGATAGCGCGGGCGTTGAGCGAAATCCGTTTCGTCACGCAGAAAGAGAAGCGGTTGAATGCGCTGCTGGGCTTTGATGACCTGCTGGGCGGGCTGGATGCCGCATTGCAGCAACCTACCGGTGAGGCGCTGGCGCTGGCGATTCGATCCCGCTATCCGGTTGCGCTGATTGATGAATTCCAGGACACCGATCCTCAGCAATACCGTATTTTCCGCACGCTGTATGTCGGGCAACCGGAGCACGCGTTGCTGCTGATTGGCGATCCCAAACAGGCGATCTACGCTTTTCGCGGGGCGGATATTTTCACCTATATGAAGGCGCGTAACGAAGTCAGCGCCCACTATACGCTGGATACTAACTGGCGCTCTTCCCCTGGCATGGTGAACAGCGTAAATCAGCTGTTTTCGCAGCAGCAGCACCCTTTTCTGTTCAGTGATATTCCTTTTCTGGCCGTACAGCCTGCGGCCCCCAATGCGGCGCTCAGCTTTACCCTGGAGGGGCAAGAGCAGCCCGCCTTACGCTTCTGGCTACAGCCGGGGGACGGCGTTGGCGTGACGGATTATCAACAGTTTATGGCACGTCAGTGCGCTGCCGATATCTGCCACTGGCTGACCGCAGGTCAGCAGGGCACCGCGCTGCTGGGTAAGGGTGAACAACAGCGCCCCGTGCAGGCTTCGGATATCACTATTCTGGTTCGTAGCCGCGGGGAAGCCGCGGTAATGAGGGAAGCCCTGAACAGCCTGGCTATTCCCTCCGTTTACCTCTCAAACCGTGACAGCGTTTTCACCACGCCCGAAGCCCGTGAAATGCTATGGCTGCTGCAGGCCGTTCTGGCGCCTGAACAGGAGCGGGTGCTGCGCAGTGCGCTGGCGACCAGTATTTTTGGTCTGGATGCGCCCACGCTGGATGCCCTGAACCAGGATGAGCGCGCCTGGGATGCGTTGGTGGATGAGTTTGACCGCTACCGCCAGCGCTGGCTTAAACGTGGCGTTCTGCCGATGCTGCGTGAGCTGATGGTGAACCGGCATATTGCAGAAAACCTGCTGGCCTCAGAGAGCGGCGAACGGCGGCTGACCGACCTTCTTCATCTTGGCGAACTGTTGCAGGAAGCCTCAGCCCAACTGGACAGCGAATATGCGCTGGTCCGCTGGCTGGCGCAGGAAGTCGCGCAGCCCAACGGACAGTCTTCCAGCCAGCAGCTAAGGCTGGAGAGCGATCGTCACCTGGTGCAGATTGTCACTATTCACAAATCCAAAGGGCTACAGTATCCGCTGGTCTGGCTGCCGTTTGCCGCTAATTATCGTGAGGCAGGCCAGGGCATCTACCACGATCGCGAAAGTTTTCAGGCGTTTCTTGACCTGTACAACGATGAAGAGAGCGTGGAACTGGCGGAACAGGAGCGTCTGGCTGAGGATCTGCGGCTGCTCTATGTTGCCCTGACCCGCTCAGTCTGGCATTGCAGCGTCGGCATTGCACCGCTGGTGAAAGGCAACCGCAAGAAAGAGGGCAGCAGCGACCTGCACCACAGCGCACTGGGCTATCTGGTGCAAAAGGGGGAAGCGGCGGATGCCAGCCAACTGCGTGACCAGCTTCAGGCTTTGAAAAGTGCTGCTTCGGATATCGTCATTGCCGGAGCACCGGATACCACCCCGTGGCGGCCTCAGCAGGCGGCAGAGCAAACGCTCACCAGCCAGCAAATCACCCGTTCGCTGCGTGATGAATGGCGCGTTACCAGCTATTCCGGGCTCCAGCAGCATGGCCACTCGGCCGCCTTTGATCTTCTTCCCCGGCTGGATGTGGACGCAGCAGGCGAAAGCCAGGCTCAGAGGGTGGCGGAACTCACGCCGCACAGCTTCCCCCGTGGGGCTGCGCCGGGCACATTTCTGCACAGCTTGTTTGAGGGGCTGGATTTCACTCAGCCGGTTGATGAGGAGTGGTTGAGTGAGCAGTTGCTGGCTCAGGGGCATGATATTGCCTGGCTGCCGGTAATGAAGCAGTGGCTGGAGTGTATTCTGCAAACGCCGCTGGATGAAACGGGTGTCAGCCTGAGCCAGCTGCCCGCCGACAAACGCCAGGTAGAATTACAGTTTTACCTTCCCATCAGGCAGATGCTTTCAGCCAGCAGCCTGGACTCCCTGATCCGTCAGCATGATGAGCTGTCGGCAACCTGCCCGCCGCTGAATTTTCAGCAGGTGCAGGGGATGCTTAAAGGCTTTATTGACCTGGTATTCTGCTGGCAGGGGAAATACTACCTGCTGGATTATAAATCTAACTGGCTGGGTGCCTCGGCAGAGGATTACACCCCGCAAGCGATGGCCCACGCAATGCAGGCCCATCGTTATGACCTGCAGTACCAGCTTTACAGCCTGGCGCTTCACCGTTATCTGTGCCACCGACTGGCTGATTATGACTATCAGCAGCACTTTGGTGGCGTATTCTATCTGTTTTTACGCGGTATCGACGGTTCAGCCGGCGGGAACGGGATCTACCGGACCCGGCCAGATGCGGCCTTCATCGCATCGCTGGATGCCCTGTTTGCCGGGAAAGAGCATGAGGATTTATGTCAGGAATAA
- the ptrA gene encoding pitrilysin, translating to MRRYAVWFTPLFLLFTFWSSLTQAQPGWKLIPDAIRKSEKDPREYQAIKLDNGMTVLLVSDPQATKSLSALTIPVGSLDNPRNQQGLAHYLEHMLLMGSKRYPSPDNLAEYLKRHGGSHNASTASYRTAFYLEVENDALEPAVDRLADAIAEPLLDPVNAERERHAVNAELTMARSRDGLRMAQVGAETLNPDHPSSLFSGGNLETLKDKPDSKLHDALTAFYQRYYSANLMKAVIYSNKPLGELQTLAAKTFGRVENRNATVPAITAPVVTDKQKGILIHYVPAQPRKQLKIEFRIDNNSDKFRSKTDTLIAYLIGNRSKNTLSDWLQSQGLADSITAGADPMVDRNGGVFSISVSLTDKGQANRDEVIAAIFSYLNKLRNGGIDKRYFDEVANVLNLDFRYPSITRDMDYIEWLADTMLRVPVADTLDASYIADRYDPQAIKDRLEGMTLQNARIWYISPDEPHNKMAYFVDAPYQVDTLTAAQFTRWQAASEKIDLSLPVLNPYIPDDFTLIKPEHKYEHPAEVINQSGLRVFYMPSQFYADDPKASITLALRNKEAMSTAKNQVLYGLNDYLSGLALDELNSQASVAGISFSTGEDDGVTFNASGFTQHLPELMKQLLKNYASYQPDQQLLDQAKSWYLERLASAEKGKAFELAIQPAQMLSQLPYTQRSERRALVAGITLEDLAAYRKMLLEKSTPELMVVGNISEENAKSLATDLHSQLSCEGQSWWHSQYLVIDKKTSANLQQAGSSTDSALAALYVPLGYPEYESIASSALLSQIIQPWFYNQLRTEEQLGYAVFTFQMPVGRQWGIGFLLQSNVKQPAYLLTRFQAFYPTAEKRLREMSKEDFAQYQMAMINELKQRPQTLDEEAGRFSKDFNRENYKFDTREKVIAQIQALTPAKMATFFHDAVMQPQGLALLSQISGSQHEKADYAKPEGFTNWEEVSRLQQSFPVKSDKP from the coding sequence ATGCGTCGTTATGCAGTCTGGTTCACCCCGCTTTTCCTGCTGTTTACCTTCTGGAGTTCACTGACTCAGGCGCAACCAGGATGGAAGCTTATCCCTGACGCTATCCGCAAAAGTGAAAAAGATCCCCGTGAGTATCAGGCGATCAAACTGGACAATGGCATGACGGTGCTGCTGGTGTCCGATCCTCAGGCGACAAAATCGCTTTCGGCGCTGACGATCCCGGTGGGCTCTCTGGATAACCCCCGCAACCAGCAGGGGCTGGCGCACTACCTTGAACACATGCTGCTGATGGGTTCAAAACGCTACCCTTCGCCTGATAATCTGGCGGAGTATCTTAAGCGTCACGGTGGCAGCCATAACGCCAGTACCGCCTCCTATCGCACCGCTTTCTACCTTGAAGTGGAAAATGATGCGCTGGAACCCGCCGTGGATCGGCTGGCCGATGCTATTGCGGAACCTCTGCTCGACCCGGTCAATGCCGAGCGCGAACGTCATGCGGTGAATGCTGAACTGACTATGGCCCGCTCACGCGACGGGTTACGCATGGCGCAGGTTGGGGCCGAAACGCTGAACCCTGACCACCCCAGCTCCCTGTTCTCCGGCGGCAATCTTGAGACGTTGAAAGACAAACCTGACAGCAAGTTGCACGATGCGCTGACCGCGTTCTATCAGCGCTACTACTCTGCCAACCTGATGAAAGCGGTGATTTACAGCAACAAGCCGCTGGGTGAGTTGCAGACCCTTGCGGCTAAAACCTTTGGTCGGGTGGAGAATCGCAATGCCACAGTGCCTGCTATCACTGCGCCGGTGGTGACTGACAAGCAGAAAGGTATTCTGATCCACTACGTGCCGGCACAGCCCCGCAAGCAGTTAAAAATTGAATTCCGTATCGACAACAACAGCGACAAATTCCGCAGCAAAACCGATACGCTGATTGCTTATCTGATCGGCAACCGCAGTAAAAACACCCTGTCAGACTGGCTGCAAAGTCAGGGGCTGGCGGATTCCATCACTGCCGGCGCGGACCCGATGGTTGACCGCAACGGCGGCGTGTTCTCAATTTCCGTGTCACTGACCGATAAAGGGCAGGCAAACCGGGATGAGGTGATAGCCGCAATCTTCAGCTATCTCAATAAACTGCGTAACGGCGGCATCGATAAACGCTATTTCGATGAAGTGGCTAACGTGCTGAATCTTGATTTCCGCTATCCGTCGATCACCAGGGATATGGATTATATCGAATGGCTGGCCGACACCATGCTGCGCGTACCTGTAGCCGACACGCTGGATGCTTCTTATATTGCCGATCGTTACGATCCGCAGGCCATCAAAGATCGCCTTGAAGGGATGACGCTGCAGAATGCCCGTATCTGGTATATCAGTCCCGATGAGCCACACAATAAAATGGCTTACTTTGTAGACGCGCCTTACCAGGTCGATACCCTGACTGCGGCGCAATTTACCCGCTGGCAGGCAGCCAGCGAAAAAATCGATCTGTCGCTGCCGGTGCTGAATCCCTATATCCCGGATGATTTCACCTTAATTAAGCCTGAGCACAAATACGAACATCCTGCTGAAGTGATTAACCAGTCAGGCCTGCGGGTGTTCTATATGCCCAGCCAGTTCTATGCCGACGATCCTAAAGCCAGCATCACTCTGGCCTTGCGTAACAAAGAGGCGATGAGCACGGCAAAAAACCAGGTGCTTTACGGCCTGAACGATTACCTCTCCGGGCTGGCGCTGGATGAGCTGAACTCCCAGGCGTCGGTGGCGGGGATCAGCTTCTCCACGGGCGAAGACGATGGCGTGACCTTTAACGCCAGTGGCTTTACGCAGCATCTGCCGGAACTGATGAAACAGCTACTGAAGAACTATGCCAGCTATCAGCCCGATCAACAGTTGCTGGATCAGGCGAAGTCCTGGTATCTGGAGCGTCTGGCTTCCGCGGAGAAGGGCAAAGCTTTTGAACTGGCGATTCAACCTGCCCAGATGCTTTCACAGTTGCCTTACACTCAGCGCAGCGAACGTCGGGCGCTGGTGGCGGGTATCACGCTTGAAGATTTGGCTGCCTATCGCAAAATGCTGCTGGAGAAATCCACGCCAGAGCTGATGGTGGTGGGTAACATCAGCGAAGAGAACGCCAAATCACTGGCGACGGATCTTCACTCCCAGCTAAGTTGTGAAGGTCAGAGCTGGTGGCACAGCCAGTATCTGGTTATCGACAAAAAAACGTCCGCTAATCTGCAGCAGGCCGGAAGCAGCACCGATTCGGCTCTCGCCGCGCTGTATGTCCCGCTGGGATATCCGGAATATGAAAGTATCGCCAGCAGCGCGCTGCTCAGCCAGATCATCCAGCCCTGGTTCTATAACCAACTGCGTACCGAAGAGCAGCTTGGTTATGCGGTCTTCACCTTCCAGATGCCAGTGGGCAGACAGTGGGGGATCGGTTTCCTGCTGCAAAGTAATGTGAAGCAACCGGCTTATCTGTTAACCCGTTTTCAGGCTTTCTATCCGACAGCGGAAAAAAGGCTGCGGGAGATGAGCAAAGAGGATTTTGCTCAGTATCAGATGGCGATGATCAACGAGCTGAAACAGCGCCCTCAAACCCTGGATGAAGAGGCCGGACGCTTCAGTAAAGATTTCAACCGGGAAAACTATAAGTTTGATACCCGTGAGAAAGTGATTGCGCAGATCCAGGCACTGACGCCCGCCAAAATGGCGACGTTTTTCCATGATGCGGTAATGCAACCGCAGGGGCTGGCGCTGTTATCACAAATTTCAGGCAGCCAGCATGAGAAAGCAGATTATGCGAAGCCGGAAGGCTTTACCAACTGGGAAGAAGTGTCCAGACTGCAGCAATCCTTCCCGGTAAAAAGCGATAAACCATGA
- a CDS encoding prepilin-type N-terminal cleavage/methylation domain-containing protein → MAGWITARWRRSNSAGPGKLQQGFSLPEMLVALALFSSSLTALMQYHLALAEGFQRQAQQREAWHYALQRFEGYQPAGWLTTLVQLPGAAGCPLFTATVKSPLGRKAQLTLLRCPSEIP, encoded by the coding sequence ATGGCTGGCTGGATTACTGCCCGCTGGCGGAGGAGCAACAGTGCGGGGCCGGGGAAGCTACAGCAGGGTTTTAGCCTGCCGGAGATGCTGGTTGCGCTGGCGTTGTTCAGCAGCAGCTTAACGGCGCTGATGCAGTATCATCTGGCGCTGGCTGAGGGATTCCAGCGGCAGGCGCAGCAGCGTGAGGCCTGGCATTATGCGCTGCAACGTTTTGAAGGATACCAGCCCGCGGGGTGGCTGACGACGCTTGTGCAACTGCCCGGCGCGGCGGGGTGTCCGTTGTTTACCGCCACGGTAAAAAGTCCGCTGGGGCGTAAGGCGCAGTTGACGCTGTTACGCTGCCCATCAGAGATCCCCTGA
- a CDS encoding DUF2509 family protein, whose translation MSQVKNNPPLTQHRQWGQSLSALTLSSGLRLARQRGSGALIMVILLLALSAALLNATRKQLDDGLSRVADEKVFLQQTSLAMSALSWGVRQAWPVTKGWQCKHDVLAGWRACLTAVDSVGVLLRGDSGEGTVAHYQWGVRSGERTKINVQPHGWLDYCPLAEEQQCGAGEATAGF comes from the coding sequence ATGAGCCAGGTGAAGAATAACCCACCCCTTACTCAACACCGCCAGTGGGGCCAGAGCCTTTCAGCGTTAACGCTCTCTTCCGGTTTAAGGCTGGCACGACAACGCGGTAGCGGGGCACTGATTATGGTGATCCTCCTGCTGGCTTTATCCGCTGCTTTGCTCAATGCGACCCGTAAACAACTGGATGATGGGTTGAGCCGGGTTGCTGACGAAAAGGTGTTCCTGCAACAGACCAGTCTGGCCATGTCTGCCCTGAGTTGGGGGGTCCGACAAGCATGGCCAGTCACCAAAGGGTGGCAGTGTAAGCATGACGTGCTGGCGGGGTGGCGAGCCTGCCTGACTGCGGTTGACAGTGTGGGCGTATTGCTCCGCGGTGACAGTGGTGAAGGGACGGTAGCCCATTATCAATGGGGGGTAAGAAGTGGAGAAAGGACAAAAATTAATGTGCAGCCTCATGGCTGGCTGGATTACTGCCCGCTGGCGGAGGAGCAACAGTGCGGGGCCGGGGAAGCTACAGCAGGGTTTTAG